A portion of the Micromonospora vinacea genome contains these proteins:
- a CDS encoding ABC transporter permease yields MSLSPVEGVALAEIESGADPGGPAAKGVVGRSPGQLAWLRLRRDRTAMVSGVLLVFFLLLGLAAPLIEMVYGIGPREQFQNMLDGFGMPLGYAGGVSGEHWFGLEPGLGRDIFIRLIYGLRTSLFIAIAAALITAVLGVALGALAGYLGGWLDAVINWITDLTLAMPFLIIALALTPTITLRFYGERGQVSSAFGVGVLIAVFAIFGWTSTARLVRGQVIALREREFVEAAKASGAGLGHIIFRQLLPNIWAPILVSFSLAVPQFITSEAALSFIGVGLSDETPSFGRMIYDSLDFLQTDPAYVFFPGIMIFALVFAFNLFGDALRDALDPKSSR; encoded by the coding sequence GTGAGCCTGTCCCCGGTGGAGGGTGTGGCGCTGGCCGAGATCGAGTCCGGCGCTGACCCGGGCGGGCCCGCCGCGAAGGGCGTCGTCGGCCGCTCGCCCGGTCAGCTCGCCTGGCTGCGGCTGCGCCGCGATCGGACCGCGATGGTCAGCGGCGTACTCCTGGTGTTCTTCCTGCTGTTGGGTTTGGCCGCCCCGCTGATCGAGATGGTCTACGGGATCGGCCCGCGGGAGCAGTTCCAGAACATGCTGGACGGCTTCGGCATGCCGCTGGGTTACGCCGGCGGGGTCAGCGGCGAGCACTGGTTCGGTCTGGAACCGGGGCTGGGTCGGGACATCTTCATCCGGTTGATCTACGGGCTGCGGACCTCGCTCTTCATCGCGATCGCCGCTGCCCTGATCACCGCGGTGCTCGGCGTGGCGCTCGGCGCCCTCGCCGGCTACCTCGGCGGCTGGCTCGACGCGGTGATCAACTGGATCACCGACCTGACCCTGGCCATGCCCTTCCTCATCATCGCGCTGGCGCTCACGCCCACCATCACGCTGCGCTTCTACGGTGAGCGGGGGCAGGTGTCATCCGCCTTCGGGGTGGGAGTGCTGATCGCCGTCTTCGCGATCTTCGGCTGGACCAGCACGGCCCGGCTGGTACGCGGGCAGGTGATCGCGCTGCGCGAGCGTGAGTTCGTGGAGGCGGCCAAGGCCAGCGGCGCCGGGCTGGGGCACATCATCTTCCGGCAACTCCTGCCGAACATCTGGGCGCCGATCCTGGTGTCGTTCTCGCTGGCGGTGCCGCAGTTCATCACGAGCGAGGCCGCGCTCTCGTTCATCGGTGTCGGCCTCAGCGACGAGACGCCGAGCTTCGGCCGGATGATCTACGACAGTCTGGACTTCCTTCAGACCGACCCGGCGTACGTGTTCTTCCCGGGCATCATGATCTTCGCGCTGGTGTTCGCCTTCAACCTCTTCGGCGACGCGTTGCGGGACGCGCTCGACCCGAAGTCGTCCCGGTAG
- a CDS encoding ABC transporter ATP-binding protein translates to MPAQRSDQDAYLRVRDLRVRFDTEDGVVRAVDGVSFAVERGRTLGIVGESGSGKSVTSLAILGLHDPKRTTITGEISVGGRQVVGLGDEEVRRLRGRDMAMIFQDPLSALHPYYTVGRQIAEAYRVHHPKANRREARQRAVDMLDRVGIPQPARRFDQYPHEFSGGMRQRAMIAMSLVNDPALLIADEPTTALDVTVQAQILDLLADLQAEFHSAIILITHDLGVVGQVADDVLVMYGGRAVERGSVEQVLRAPQHPYTWGLLSSVPSLHGDADADLVPIPGNPPSLINLPSGCAFHPRCRYADRAGSRSRTEVPELRPAGADGHLVACHLGAEERGTFYAEDIARVGVAV, encoded by the coding sequence GTGCCGGCGCAGCGCTCCGACCAGGACGCCTACCTGCGGGTGCGTGATCTGCGGGTCCGGTTCGACACCGAGGACGGCGTGGTGCGCGCGGTCGACGGGGTGTCGTTCGCCGTCGAGCGGGGCCGCACCCTCGGCATCGTCGGTGAGTCCGGCTCCGGCAAGAGCGTCACCTCGCTGGCCATTCTCGGCCTGCACGACCCGAAACGGACCACCATCACCGGGGAGATCTCGGTGGGTGGCCGGCAGGTGGTCGGCCTCGGCGACGAGGAGGTACGCCGGCTACGCGGCCGGGACATGGCGATGATCTTCCAGGATCCACTGTCGGCGTTGCACCCGTACTACACGGTGGGCCGGCAGATCGCCGAGGCGTACCGGGTGCACCACCCGAAGGCCAACCGGCGGGAGGCCCGCCAGCGGGCGGTCGACATGCTGGACCGGGTCGGCATCCCGCAGCCGGCGCGCCGCTTCGACCAGTATCCGCACGAGTTCTCCGGTGGCATGCGCCAGCGGGCGATGATCGCGATGTCCCTGGTCAACGACCCGGCGCTGCTGATCGCCGACGAACCGACCACCGCGCTGGACGTCACCGTCCAGGCGCAGATCCTGGACCTGCTCGCCGACCTCCAGGCCGAGTTCCACTCCGCGATCATCCTGATCACGCACGACCTCGGCGTGGTCGGCCAGGTCGCCGACGACGTGCTTGTCATGTACGGGGGGCGGGCCGTCGAGCGGGGCAGCGTCGAGCAGGTGCTCCGGGCGCCGCAGCACCCGTACACCTGGGGGTTGCTCTCCAGCGTGCCGTCGCTGCACGGCGACGCGGACGCGGACCTGGTGCCCATCCCCGGCAACCCGCCCAGCCTGATCAACCTGCCGTCGGGCTGCGCGTTCCACCCCCGCTGCCGGTACGCGGACCGCGCCGGCAGCCGCTCCCGCACCGAGGTGCCCGAGCTGCGCCCGGCCGGTGCCGATGGCCACCTGGTCGCCTGCCACCTCGGCGCCGAGGAGCGGGGCACGTTCTACGCCGAGGACATCGCACGAGTGGGGGTGGCTGTGTGA
- a CDS encoding DUF998 domain-containing protein — protein MATTAATVPTRRRSSERLLLAGSLAGPVFFASAVTQMLTREGYDITRHPISQLATGRLGWIQITTFVLAGLGAIALAVGARRTLTEGTGRRALPIFVVIFGAGLVAAGVFTMDPEYGFPVGTPDGPVGEMSWHSIAHSAAAAIAFTALAVAAIVLSIRHIRRRAALPALLNGLAALILLMPMSPSRMSIQIAVNGLVAFTWTTVLALSLRRSSRAA, from the coding sequence ATGGCCACCACCGCAGCCACCGTTCCCACCCGCCGCCGCTCGTCCGAGCGCCTGCTCCTTGCCGGCAGCCTCGCCGGACCGGTGTTCTTCGCCTCGGCCGTGACGCAGATGCTCACCCGGGAGGGCTACGACATCACGCGGCACCCGATCAGCCAGCTGGCCACCGGACGTCTCGGCTGGATCCAGATCACCACATTCGTGCTCGCCGGCCTCGGCGCGATCGCTCTCGCCGTCGGCGCCCGGCGCACGCTCACCGAGGGCACCGGCCGACGTGCGCTGCCAATCTTTGTCGTGATCTTCGGTGCCGGGCTCGTCGCGGCCGGGGTGTTCACCATGGATCCGGAGTACGGCTTCCCGGTAGGGACTCCGGACGGGCCGGTCGGCGAGATGTCCTGGCACAGCATCGCGCACTCGGCGGCGGCCGCCATCGCCTTCACCGCGCTGGCCGTCGCCGCCATCGTGCTGTCCATCCGTCACATCCGCCGTCGGGCTGCCCTGCCGGCCCTGCTGAACGGCCTCGCCGCGCTCATCCTGCTGATGCCGATGTCGCCGAGCCGCATGAGCATCCAGATCGCGGTGAACGGCCTGGTCGCCTTCACATGGACGACGGTCCTCGCCCTCTCCCTGCGTCGTTCGAGCCGAGCGGCGTAG
- a CDS encoding ABC transporter substrate-binding protein, producing MRPRVAVAAGGAIALVVALGACSKNTGEGTTVDTERQQTGVIATDPKDSQGPAAEVSGAAKGGTFTIIRESPISHLDPQRTYSFAGLMANPLFARYLTTWKDDGKGGLVLVGDLAETPGKNVNNDCKVWEFTVKDGVKFEDGRPITSKEIAYGIARSFDPDLSGGPTYIQEWLADTAQFDTKWDFKKNKTSLPPGLSTPDAKTLRFEFAKPRCDLPFAVSLPTTAPLPADKDTGVDLDKQPFSSGPYKVAKNQVGVQITLDRNTNWDPNTDPVRHQYPDQFVWSFGPTADAANNRVIADNGADQSALAFNAVPASLVAKVAGDATLKSRTILSPTPSANQLVINNQRVTDLKVRQALNYAIDREGFIKAMGGQTVAAPLTTLMPPATIGYKAYDAYPAGANGNVDKAKELLGGKTPELVLGVADNSTEQQQGAQLKANLERAGFKITLRNISDDAKLDEIKKKNNPWDLYIGNWAADWPSGASILPVLYDGRTIKAEGNSNQAYFNDPAINTEMDRISALPAAEQGPEWAKLDERIMKEHAPVVPLFVDVAYNVHGSKAGGVFISSVFGYPSFVNAHVKP from the coding sequence ATGAGACCACGCGTGGCGGTTGCCGCAGGCGGCGCGATCGCTCTGGTGGTGGCATTGGGTGCGTGCTCGAAGAACACGGGCGAGGGCACCACTGTCGACACCGAACGGCAGCAGACCGGGGTCATCGCAACCGACCCCAAGGACTCGCAGGGGCCAGCGGCCGAGGTGAGCGGCGCTGCGAAGGGCGGCACCTTCACCATCATCCGGGAGTCGCCGATCTCCCACCTGGACCCGCAGCGGACGTACTCGTTCGCCGGCCTGATGGCCAACCCGCTCTTCGCCCGCTACCTGACCACCTGGAAGGACGACGGCAAGGGTGGCCTGGTCCTGGTGGGCGACCTGGCCGAGACGCCGGGCAAGAACGTCAACAACGACTGCAAGGTCTGGGAATTCACCGTCAAGGACGGGGTGAAGTTCGAGGACGGCCGTCCGATCACCTCCAAGGAGATCGCGTACGGCATCGCCCGGTCCTTCGACCCGGACCTGTCCGGCGGCCCGACCTACATCCAGGAGTGGCTGGCCGACACCGCGCAGTTCGACACCAAGTGGGACTTCAAGAAGAACAAGACGTCGCTGCCGCCGGGCCTGAGCACGCCGGACGCGAAGACGCTGCGCTTCGAGTTCGCCAAGCCCCGCTGTGATCTGCCGTTCGCGGTTTCGCTGCCGACCACCGCGCCGCTTCCGGCCGACAAGGACACCGGCGTCGACCTGGACAAGCAGCCGTTCTCGTCCGGCCCCTACAAGGTCGCCAAGAACCAGGTCGGCGTGCAGATCACCCTGGATCGCAACACCAACTGGGACCCGAACACCGACCCGGTTCGGCACCAGTACCCGGACCAGTTCGTCTGGAGCTTCGGCCCGACCGCGGACGCCGCCAACAACCGGGTGATCGCCGACAACGGCGCCGACCAGAGCGCGCTCGCCTTCAACGCAGTGCCCGCCTCGCTGGTCGCCAAGGTGGCCGGGGACGCGACGCTCAAGTCGCGCACCATCCTCTCGCCGACCCCGAGCGCCAACCAGTTGGTCATCAACAACCAGCGGGTCACCGACCTGAAGGTGCGGCAGGCGCTCAACTACGCCATCGACCGCGAGGGCTTCATCAAGGCCATGGGCGGGCAGACCGTCGCCGCGCCGCTGACCACGCTGATGCCGCCGGCCACCATCGGCTACAAGGCGTACGACGCGTACCCGGCGGGTGCCAACGGCAACGTCGACAAGGCCAAGGAACTGCTCGGCGGGAAGACGCCCGAGCTGGTCCTCGGTGTCGCCGACAACTCCACCGAGCAGCAGCAGGGCGCGCAGCTCAAGGCCAACCTGGAGCGGGCCGGCTTCAAGATCACGCTGCGGAACATCTCCGACGACGCGAAGCTCGACGAGATCAAGAAGAAGAACAACCCCTGGGACCTGTACATCGGTAACTGGGCGGCGGACTGGCCGAGCGGGGCCTCGATCCTGCCGGTGCTCTACGACGGCCGCACCATCAAGGCCGAGGGCAACAGCAACCAGGCCTACTTCAACGACCCGGCGATCAACACCGAGATGGACCGCATCTCGGCACTGCCCGCGGCCGAGCAGGGTCCGGAGTGGGCCAAGCTCGACGAGCGGATCATGAAGGAGCACGCGCCGGTGGTGCCGCTCTTCGTCGACGTGGCCTACAACGTGCACGGGTCCAAGGCTGGCGGGGTCTTCATCTCCAGCGTCTTCGGCTACCCGTCGTTCGTGAACGCGCACGTCAAGCCGTAA
- a CDS encoding TldD/PmbA family protein, with translation MTEFDAASAAVQAALDAGARYADARVMHRRYESMTARNGDVEELTQDESIGLGVRALVGASWGFHAVPDLSDAAARDAGRRATRTAMASARVPGPSVDLVPVEAVTASWASGCQIDPLGVPLSAKGDLLVDATRTMAEHGADLAEGLYQIWDTAKWFVSSEGHRIDQRIRECGGGISATSIGDGETQRRSWPSYRGQYGTTGWELVESLDLAAHAAQIAEESRALLTAPLCPAGETDLILGGEQLALQIHESVGHAIELDRILGWEAAFAGTSWLDLAQLGSLRYGSELMNITIDPTIPGALGSFGFDDEGSPAVKRDAVRDGRWVGVLAGRDSAAMASLDYGGSVRADGWARLPMVRMTNVGLEPGPHTLEEIIAATDDGVLMDLNRSWSIDDKRLNFQFGCEIGWEIKKGRRGRMLRNPTYTGIGPLFWRSMDMLSGETVSWGTPNCGKGQPGQIGHTGHPAAPARFRNVRVGVSA, from the coding sequence ATGACCGAGTTCGACGCGGCCAGCGCCGCCGTCCAGGCCGCCCTCGACGCGGGCGCCCGGTACGCCGACGCCCGGGTGATGCACCGCCGCTACGAGTCGATGACCGCGCGCAACGGTGACGTGGAGGAGCTGACCCAGGACGAGAGCATCGGGCTCGGGGTCCGAGCGTTGGTCGGGGCGAGCTGGGGCTTCCACGCCGTACCCGATCTGTCGGACGCCGCCGCCCGCGACGCCGGCCGGCGCGCGACGCGGACCGCCATGGCGAGCGCGCGGGTGCCGGGCCCTTCGGTCGACCTGGTGCCGGTCGAGGCGGTCACCGCGAGCTGGGCCTCCGGCTGCCAGATCGACCCGCTCGGGGTGCCCCTGTCGGCCAAGGGCGATCTGCTTGTCGACGCGACCCGCACGATGGCCGAGCACGGCGCGGACCTGGCCGAGGGCCTGTACCAGATCTGGGACACGGCGAAGTGGTTCGTCTCCAGCGAGGGTCACCGGATCGACCAGCGGATCCGCGAGTGCGGTGGTGGCATCTCGGCCACCTCGATCGGTGACGGCGAGACGCAGCGCCGGTCCTGGCCGAGCTACCGCGGCCAGTACGGCACCACCGGGTGGGAGCTGGTCGAATCGCTGGACCTGGCCGCGCACGCCGCGCAGATCGCCGAGGAGTCCCGGGCGCTGCTCACCGCGCCGCTCTGCCCGGCCGGCGAGACGGATCTGATCCTCGGCGGTGAGCAGCTGGCCCTGCAGATCCACGAGTCGGTCGGGCACGCCATCGAGCTGGACCGGATCCTCGGCTGGGAGGCGGCGTTCGCCGGCACGTCCTGGCTGGACCTGGCCCAGCTCGGCTCGCTTCGCTACGGCTCGGAGCTGATGAACATCACCATCGACCCGACCATCCCGGGTGCGCTGGGCAGCTTCGGCTTCGACGACGAGGGCTCCCCGGCGGTCAAGCGGGACGCGGTCCGGGACGGCCGCTGGGTGGGGGTGCTCGCCGGCCGGGATTCCGCCGCGATGGCCAGCCTCGACTACGGCGGCAGCGTACGGGCCGACGGGTGGGCCCGGCTGCCGATGGTGCGGATGACCAACGTCGGTCTGGAACCCGGCCCACACACGCTGGAGGAGATCATCGCGGCCACCGACGACGGCGTGCTGATGGATCTCAACCGGTCCTGGTCGATCGACGACAAACGACTCAACTTCCAGTTCGGCTGCGAGATCGGCTGGGAGATCAAGAAGGGGCGGCGGGGGCGGATGCTGCGCAACCCCACGTACACCGGGATCGGCCCACTGTTCTGGCGCTCGATGGACATGCTCTCCGGCGAGACGGTCTCCTGGGGGACGCCCAACTGCGGGAAGGGCCAGCCCGGCCAGATCGGGCACACCGGCCACCCGGCCGCGCCGGCCCGGTTCCGCAACGTCCGCGTGGGGGTTTCAGCGTGA
- a CDS encoding ABC transporter permease, with protein sequence MSRFLLKRLFSATLTLFAVSVLTFLMFFALPRDPVSSICSKNCNPERLERVRDDLGLNDPLISQYAGYMKGIVTGRDLGSAQGGRCDAPCLGWSYVTNEAVSDTIARVLPVTLSIVIPAAILWLLLGVGLGMVSALRRGTWLDRLAIGFSLTGASLQLYFVGAVLLLVFVYNLRLLPVPSYTSLFDNPAKWASGLVLAWVALAFLFSAIYARLSRAQMLETLSEDFVRTARAKGLAKPTVYGRHALRAAITPVVTIAGLDVGGALGGTVITETTFGIQGLGRTAVDAVRSGDLPTIMATVLIAAVFVVLANVLVDLLYAAIDPRVRLR encoded by the coding sequence ATGTCACGTTTTCTGCTCAAGCGGCTGTTCTCCGCCACGCTGACCCTCTTCGCGGTGAGCGTGCTGACCTTCCTGATGTTCTTCGCCCTGCCGCGTGACCCGGTCAGCAGCATCTGCTCGAAGAACTGCAACCCGGAGCGGCTGGAGCGGGTCCGCGACGACCTGGGCCTGAACGACCCCCTCATCAGCCAGTACGCCGGCTACATGAAGGGCATCGTGACCGGTCGGGACCTGGGCAGCGCCCAGGGCGGCCGGTGCGACGCGCCCTGCCTGGGCTGGTCGTACGTCACCAACGAGGCAGTCTCGGACACCATCGCCCGGGTGCTGCCGGTGACGCTGAGCATCGTGATCCCGGCGGCCATCCTCTGGCTGCTGCTCGGAGTGGGTCTCGGCATGGTCTCCGCGCTGCGTCGGGGCACCTGGCTGGACCGGCTGGCCATCGGCTTCTCGCTGACCGGCGCCTCGTTGCAGCTGTACTTCGTGGGCGCGGTGCTGCTGCTGGTGTTCGTCTACAACCTGCGGCTGTTGCCGGTGCCGAGTTACACCTCCCTCTTCGACAACCCGGCGAAGTGGGCCAGCGGACTGGTGCTGGCCTGGGTGGCGCTGGCCTTCCTCTTCTCGGCCATCTACGCCCGGCTGTCGCGGGCGCAGATGTTGGAGACGCTGTCGGAGGACTTCGTCCGGACCGCGCGGGCCAAGGGCCTGGCCAAACCCACTGTGTACGGGCGACACGCGCTGCGCGCGGCGATCACCCCGGTGGTGACGATCGCCGGGTTGGACGTGGGCGGGGCGCTGGGCGGGACGGTGATCACCGAGACGACGTTCGGCATCCAGGGATTGGGGCGTACGGCGGTGGACGCGGTGCGCTCGGGCGATCTGCCCACCATCATGGCCACAGTGCTGATCGCGGCCGTCTTCGTGGTGCTGGCGAACGTGCTGGTGGACCTGCTCTACGCGGCCATCGACCCCCGGGTGCGGCTGCGCTGA
- a CDS encoding ABC transporter ATP-binding protein, giving the protein MTDEPLLRVRGLSKHFPVRQGLRATGLVRAVDGLDFDVRPGETLGLVGESGCGKTTTGRMLVRLLEPTSGSIEFDGRDITHAGRRELRPLRQELQIIFQDPYASLNPRHTVGRIVAMPLQVNGIKPPGGIKARVQELLELVGLNPEHYNRYPHEFSGGQRQRIGIARALALRPKLIVADEPVSALDVSIQAQVVNLLRDLQRELGLAFVFIAHDLAVVRHFCQRVAVMYLGRIVEIGDRADIYERPQHPYTRALLSAIPDVTQLGPAGRIRLTGDVPTPLDPPSGCRFRTRCWKAQDICATEEPALVPRDGGNQATACHFPEPAGAGLVAETAAIGVEPAGRGVEANVEEVSS; this is encoded by the coding sequence ATGACCGATGAGCCACTGCTGCGGGTACGCGGCCTGAGCAAGCACTTCCCGGTACGTCAGGGGCTGCGCGCCACCGGTCTGGTGCGGGCGGTGGACGGGCTCGACTTCGACGTGCGCCCGGGCGAGACGCTCGGCCTGGTGGGGGAGTCGGGCTGCGGCAAGACCACCACCGGTCGGATGCTGGTGCGGTTGCTGGAGCCGACGAGCGGCAGCATCGAGTTCGACGGGCGGGACATCACGCACGCCGGTCGTCGGGAGTTGCGCCCGCTGCGCCAGGAACTCCAGATCATCTTCCAGGATCCGTACGCCTCGCTGAACCCTCGGCACACTGTGGGCCGGATCGTGGCGATGCCCCTGCAGGTCAACGGGATCAAGCCTCCGGGTGGGATCAAGGCCCGGGTGCAGGAGTTGCTGGAGCTGGTCGGGCTGAACCCGGAGCACTACAACCGGTACCCGCACGAGTTCTCCGGTGGGCAGCGTCAGCGCATCGGCATCGCCCGCGCGTTGGCCCTGCGGCCGAAGCTGATCGTCGCGGACGAGCCGGTGAGCGCGTTGGACGTCTCGATCCAGGCGCAGGTCGTCAACCTGCTACGTGACCTGCAACGGGAGCTCGGCCTGGCCTTCGTGTTCATCGCGCACGACCTGGCCGTGGTGCGGCACTTCTGCCAGCGGGTCGCTGTCATGTACCTGGGTCGGATCGTGGAGATCGGCGACCGGGCCGACATCTACGAGCGCCCGCAGCACCCGTACACCCGGGCGTTGCTCTCGGCGATCCCGGACGTCACCCAGCTCGGCCCGGCGGGCCGGATCCGGCTGACCGGTGACGTGCCCACCCCGCTGGACCCGCCGTCGGGCTGCCGGTTCCGTACCCGCTGCTGGAAGGCGCAGGACATCTGCGCCACCGAGGAACCCGCGCTGGTCCCGCGCGACGGCGGCAACCAGGCCACCGCGTGCCACTTCCCGGAACCAGCCGGCGCCGGCCTGGTGGCGGAGACCGCCGCGATCGGCGTCGAGCCGGCGGGTCGCGGGGTCGAAGCGAACGTCGAGGAGGTGTCGTCGTGA
- a CDS encoding YciI family protein, with translation MKYLLLSYTPAAAWDAATADTPSDEALAAFAAYQRFEQELIETGEFVSSEGLGHPAVSTTIRRTPTGVVATDGPFVELKEVLASFAVIDVSSQERAVEIVSRMVDVLGEPMEIRPIMGADFVA, from the coding sequence ATGAAGTATCTACTGCTCAGCTACACGCCGGCCGCAGCCTGGGACGCCGCGACCGCGGACACCCCGTCAGACGAGGCGCTGGCCGCGTTCGCCGCGTACCAGCGGTTCGAACAGGAACTGATCGAGACCGGCGAGTTCGTCAGCAGCGAGGGACTCGGCCACCCGGCGGTCAGCACCACGATCCGCAGGACCCCGACCGGCGTGGTGGCCACCGATGGCCCGTTCGTCGAGCTCAAGGAGGTCTTGGCGAGCTTCGCGGTGATCGACGTGAGCAGCCAGGAGCGCGCCGTCGAGATCGTCTCGCGGATGGTCGATGTTCTGGGCGAGCCGATGGAGATCCGGCCGATCATGGGCGCGGACTTCGTGGCATGA
- a CDS encoding sigma-70 family RNA polymerase sigma factor yields MTPDVEYLLRTEAPQVLGALVRRFGHFDIAEDAVQEALLAASRMWPADGVPENPRSWLIRIGYRRMVDLLRTDQARRRRERHAGLSELAMRDPSRRTGPAPETDDSLTLLLLCCHPALSPTSRVALTLRAVGGLTTTEIAHAYGTTENTTGARISRAKQQLARAGARFTPPTDADRDSRLNAVMQVLYLIFNEGYTASTGDELARVDLTREAIRLTRMLRDALPGDPEVTGLLALMLLTESRRAARTDGDELVPLDEQDRTRWDHELIREGTELIDSVWPRREIGAYQLQAAIAAVHTAAASPDRTDWPQIAALYLGLEHLSPTAPVRLSRVVAVAHAYGPARGLALLDNLNRSYHLDEEPLTRQRERAIRAHLLEMTGDTAGAATWYREAAALTQNQVEQRYLQRRATASADRSSVGGTSAP; encoded by the coding sequence GTGACGCCAGACGTCGAGTACCTGCTGCGCACCGAGGCGCCGCAGGTTCTCGGCGCGCTGGTGCGGCGCTTCGGTCACTTCGACATCGCCGAGGACGCGGTCCAGGAGGCCCTGCTCGCCGCGAGCAGGATGTGGCCGGCCGACGGCGTACCGGAAAACCCGCGCAGCTGGCTGATCCGGATCGGGTACCGGCGGATGGTCGACCTGCTCCGCACCGACCAGGCCCGACGCCGCCGCGAGCGGCACGCCGGCTTGAGCGAACTGGCGATGCGAGACCCGAGCCGGCGGACAGGCCCTGCGCCGGAAACCGATGACAGTCTCACGCTTCTGCTCCTGTGCTGTCACCCCGCGCTGAGCCCCACCTCCCGGGTGGCGCTCACCCTGCGCGCGGTTGGCGGCCTGACGACCACCGAGATTGCACACGCCTACGGGACGACCGAGAACACCACGGGCGCCCGGATCAGCCGCGCAAAACAGCAACTGGCCCGTGCCGGCGCCCGGTTCACCCCGCCAACCGACGCCGACCGCGACAGCCGGCTGAACGCGGTCATGCAGGTGCTCTACCTGATCTTCAACGAGGGCTACACCGCCTCGACCGGGGACGAACTCGCCCGCGTGGACCTGACCCGCGAGGCGATCCGGCTGACCCGCATGCTCCGCGATGCCCTGCCGGGCGACCCCGAGGTGACCGGGCTACTCGCCCTGATGCTGCTGACCGAGTCGCGGCGCGCTGCCCGTACCGACGGCGACGAGCTGGTGCCGCTGGACGAGCAGGATCGGACACGGTGGGATCACGAGCTGATCCGCGAGGGCACCGAGCTGATTGACAGCGTCTGGCCGCGGCGCGAGATCGGTGCGTACCAGCTACAGGCGGCGATCGCGGCCGTGCACACGGCGGCCGCGTCGCCGGACCGGACGGACTGGCCACAGATCGCGGCACTGTACCTGGGACTGGAACACCTCAGCCCGACCGCACCGGTACGGCTGAGCCGGGTGGTCGCAGTCGCGCACGCGTACGGGCCGGCCCGAGGGCTGGCCCTGCTCGACAACCTCAACCGGAGCTACCACCTGGACGAGGAACCGCTGACCCGGCAACGCGAACGCGCGATCCGCGCACATCTGCTCGAGATGACCGGTGACACGGCCGGCGCGGCCACGTGGTACCGCGAAGCAGCCGCCCTGACCCAGAACCAGGTCGAACAGCGCTACCTCCAACGCCGGGCCACGGCCTCGGCTGACCGATCCTCAGTCGGCGGCACATCGGCGCCATGA
- a CDS encoding ArsR/SmtB family transcription factor: MDAVLHALADESRRTVLDILRDHPASAGELAEALPIARPGVSRHLRVLREAGLVDVRQEAQRRIYTLRPEALVEVDEWLGEYRRLWENRLDALHTEIARGRKARR; this comes from the coding sequence ATGGACGCCGTGTTGCACGCGCTGGCAGACGAGAGCCGGCGCACGGTTCTCGATATTCTCCGCGACCACCCGGCGAGTGCGGGAGAGCTGGCCGAGGCTCTCCCGATCGCTCGCCCGGGCGTGTCCCGGCATCTCCGCGTGCTGCGGGAAGCCGGGCTGGTCGACGTACGCCAGGAGGCGCAGCGCCGGATCTACACACTCCGCCCGGAGGCGCTCGTCGAGGTCGACGAGTGGCTGGGAGAGTACCGCCGGCTCTGGGAGAACCGGCTCGACGCTCTTCATACCGAGATCGCACGAGGAAGGAAGGCGCGACGATGA